The DNA window CCCTGAGGGTAATCGTGTGGAACTCTGGCAGCCGCTTGCAGATCATGCATCGTCATAAGTTGAAAACGGGAGTTTGAAAATGAAGTATCTTTTCGGCGCTGTGTTTGCGCTTGCTGTGATTGCATCGCCACTCGTCGCGCAGACATCCACGCCGCCCAGTGAAATGATTACCGCCACCACACTCCGCAGCACGGGCGACGATCTGCTGAAGCAGGCGCTTGCGTCGAAAGATGGCATTGCGTTCAAAGTTCTGCTGACACGTCCGGATGGTGCGGAACAGCTTGCCGTGCGCGTGAAAAGCGGTTTGGGAGAATGGCACCATGACTTTGCCGATGTTCTGATTGGACTGGAAGGCGAGGCAGAAGTGGTGACCGGCGGCACGCTGGTGAACGGCAAGGACACCGCGCCTGGAGAAAAACGCGGCGACGGCGTGAGCGGCGGTAAGCATCAGCCGTTTCATGCAGGTGACGCCATCCGTATTGAGCCGGGTGTGCCACATCAGATGATTTTGAAACCGGGCAGCACCCTCCGTTATTTCGTGGTGAAGGTGCGGGCGAAGTAGCGAAGATTTTCACCCGATTTTTCACAAGCCGCTTGCCGGTACGATAGGCCAATGCAGGCTGAAACCAGTTCTCCCTGCCCGGCCACGCCGGGTGTGCTGGAAGTGATCGTTGGACCCATGTTTTCCGGCAAGAGCGAAGAGCTTATCCGGCGGCTGAAACGCGCGCGTATTGCAAAGCAGCGTGTGGGCTGCTTCAAACCGGATATTGATCTTCGCTATCACCGCACGGCCATTGCATCGCATTCCGAGCAGACGCACGAAGCCTCTGTAGTGACACCGAATTCCGATCGGTTACGCGAAGAGCTTTTTGCGAACGGTCTGGTGGATCGCGTCGAGGTTATTGGGTTGGATGAGGTGCAGTTCTTTGATGAAGGCATTCTGCCGCTCACCATGGAGTTGATCAACCTGGGCAAGCGCGTGATTCTTGCAGGGCTGGATACCACCTTTGCCAATGAGCCTTTTGGCCCCGTGCCAAACCTGATGGCCTTAGCGGACAAAGTCACAAAGCTGAATGCTGTGTGCATGGTGTGCGGTCAGCCCGCCATTCACACGCAGCGGCTTGGCCATTCACAGGAGCTGGTTGTGGTGGGTGCAGTCGGCCTGTATGAAGCACGCTGCCGTGCGCATTTTCAGCCGTACGTGGAAGAGCCCGCAGAACAGATGGATTTGCCTGTTGTCACCGAGATGTAAGCTTCTGCGGCTACCATGGAGCGAGGGAGCCGTTTGTCATGCTGAATTGTTCTGGTCGGATTGCTACAGGTCTGTTTCGCTTTGTAACGATCGCATCGCTTTCCATTGCATGCGCTACTGCTGTTGCCCAGTCGCCCAATGACACAGCGCTCCGCGGCTTGTCTCCGGTGACGACGCTTCACAAAACAGCAGCGGGACAGGCGGCACTGAGCGCGAACCTGACCGTGACTGGCGGCATCCAGACAGGCGCTATTCCGCAGCCCACACTGCTGCCAACAGAGGAGCAGCGTCAACTTGCATTACGCGATGCCGCGATTACTTCAGCGAATGCGACGCAGTTTGCCGACGCTCTGGGCACAGCACTTGGCTCTGCTTATGTGGCGCGTGCGCATTACATCGATCGTTCGCATTTCACTGTGGCATCTGAGAGCATCACACGCGTGCTCACACTTGCGCTTACCACCAGCGGTACGCATTCCGCGGTGGCGAAGTTCTTCTTTGCTAACGGCACCACGGACGGCAAGACTGCAGCTACAGGGCTTGCTGCGGACGCCATGCATGCAGCGAATGGTGTGACCGATCCGTTTGGACGTGCGTACCATCTGCCCGCGGGAAGCCCTAATGCCGATTCCTATGGCAACTCGCGTCCGTTTCAAACAGAGCCGGAGTTCCGTCGCATTGTGGGCCGCGATTATTTCAACCTGGTCACGGATAACACTGTCTATACACGCGGCCCGGTGATGGACCTGACCAATAGCCCTTCTTATCCCAGCGGTCACACCACATATGGCTATACGGCGGTGCTGGTGCTTGGGTTATTGGTACCGGAACGTTATCCGCAGATGATTGCGCGCGGTGCAGAGTATGGCAACAGCCGCATCATTGTTGGCGCGCATTATGCGATGGATGTGCTGGGTGGCCGCACGCTTGCTCTCTATGACACGGCACATCTGCTGGCGGAAGATCCTGCATATAAGAATTCCACTGGATTTCGCAGAGCGATTGAACAAGCAAAAGCCGATATGGCGAAGGTGCTGGAAAGTGCCTGCGGCAAGAGCGTTGCGGAATGCGCCGCGGAAGATACCAGCCGTTACAGCGATGCAGCGGCAGTCTCCGCCTTTTATGCGGTGACGCAGACGTATGGCCTGCCGGTGGTTTATCCGGAGACTGCTGCGAAGATGGAAGATGTGGGCAAGATTGCACCGGAGGCGGGTTATCTGCTCACGGTGGCTTATCCGTCGTTGACGTTGGCAGAGGCAGACCAGATTCTGACAGAGACCGAAGGCCCAGGTGGAGGTTTCCTGGATGATGGTTCTGCCTTCGGCCTTTATTCCCGCATCAACCTTTATGAAGCAGCAGTGCGTGCCGCTGTGCTGACGAAGTCCCGTGCCGGAACGAAATAGATAGTTCCGAACACTAATGACTGTGTTGTAGCGGCAGACTGAATCGATAGTTCATTTCGATAAAGCCGAACTGCGCGTGCGTGTTTACGGGATAGATGGCACGCACCACGTCTTTGCCCCACACGTGGGCGTAATAGGCAGTAAGTGCGAGGCGCGCTGTTACCTGGTAATCGGCGCTGATGTCATACAGCGTGGCCAGGCTGTTGTTCCCATTTGCGGGACGTCCCGTGTAGCCAAAGGTGGTTTTATCCAGCGGCCCTCCGCCCAGGTACCACAGATCATTGCGACTGGTCAGGCCAAGGAAGTGAAGGTCTGTGCGAATGTCCAGCTTCGGCGTTGGTTTGTCCATCAACTGCACAAATGCTTCTTTCGAATTCATCATGTTGAAGAAGGGGAAGCGTGCGTAGTTGCGCGGTGTGGGCAGCACCTGGAAGTACGTATTGTGCGTGTTGTCATTAGGGTTTTCATCGCCGGTGGCGCGCAGAAATCCTCCACGAATCCACGGCGATGACTTTACCTGTGTAAATTGCACGCCGCCTTCCAGTGCTACAGCTCCGGCGCGATGATCCTGTACGCCCCATCGTCCGTTTTGCAGAACACCCCAGAACAGGCCGTCGAGCTTCACATTCTTTGAAACAGGAACTGCCGCGATCATGCTGGTTCCATAGGAACCGATGCGAATGTTGTTGTGGTCTGCTGTACGCGCGGCTTGCGAACGGTTGTCTACTTTTGTAACGCCGGTACGGCCGTCGTGATAGCCAATGGCAAATGCGCGCACCAGTACATGCTGCTTCGCAGCTGTGCGCGACCATGCCAGATATTGCGCATCCACATCGAGTTCCGGATTGGCATTCATGTTGAACACGCCTTGCACGGCGCGTGCGCCCATCGCCGTGACATCCCATGAACCCTTGTTTACCTTTACTTCCACGCCATCAAGAGAGCGCTGGCCATTGGAGAAACCAAAGGAGCCGATCAGCCTTTGCGAGATGCGGTTTGCCTGCAACCATTGCAGCGACTTATCAGTGGGCTTGATCTCGGTGCCATCTGTGAATTCGAAGCGGCCCACGCGAATGGTGTTGGAGTCATGTGCGAAGTGATAGCGCAGCCAGCCCTGCTTGAACGAAGCGGCAGCAGGAAAACGATTATTGCCGTTGTGGGCGTAGTAGGTGCCACCCAGACCAAGATGTCCCTGTGCAGGCACGGGTGATACTGCATCGTCCGGCAGCCACAGTTCGCTGCTTTGTGAAAGCTCGGCTGTCCAGTCGATGCGTTTGATGCGCTGCTGCAATGCGATGCGCAACAGGCTGTCTACGTGGGCGTATTGTTCTGCATTGGGTGTGGCAGAAAACCATTGCGTTACGTTCACGCGCTGGCGATCCCACACGCTTACGGTCAGCGGTGTGGGCTTGGAAATGTCAGGTGAAGGAATCTGCGCTTCAGAGACCGGGGCTGCGAAGAAAAACAATGCGGACGAGACAAGAGCGGGGAGTCGTAGCGTCATCAAGAACAGGTTACGCAGGCGATTGCCCTCCTGAATGCAGAAAATCTACTCAGAAGCCCGCAGCGATCAGTGAGCGTTCGGTAATCGACTCAGCAGCTGTCTTTTTCGCACGTTCTTCGGCATATTTTGCCAGCACATCCACTTCCAGGTTCACTGGGTCGCCCGGCTGCAGCGTGTGGATATTCGTTACCGCGTAAGTGTGTGGAATGAGGGCGACTGTCACTTCTTTGGCGCCGTCGGCTGCGGGTTCCACCTTTGCCACCGTGAGCGAGATGCCGTTGATGGCAATGGATCCCTTTTCCACGATGTACGGCGACAGCGCAGCAGGCGCGGCGATCTTCAGCGTCCAGTCGGTGTAGTCTGCATCGGACGTCACTGCTGTTAGCGATAGCAGATATCCCACGCCATCTACGTGTCCCTGAACGACATGGCCGCCCAGCGGTGTTCCCGCCGGCGTTGGCAGCTCCAGGTTCACACGGCTTCCCGATGCAAGATGTGTCAGCGACGTGCGACGGATGGTCTCTTCCAACAGGTCCGCCTCAAAGCTCTCCGGCGTGATGTTGAGCGCCGTCAGGCATACGCCAGAGACGGCGATCGAATCGCCTGTGCCAAGCTGCTTCGCCAATGTCGGTGCTGCCACATGAATGCGTGTGACGCCAACCTTTTTCTCCAGCGAAACTACGGTGCCCGTCTCTGCAATCAGCCCTGTGAACATATATCTATCTTAACGACTCACAGCGGAAGTGGGTGTGAGCGCAAACGTTTCCGCCCACGGATCGTGCAGTGTACCGCGCACACATGCGTCTACCTGTCGTGCGCCGTTACTTAGGTCGCTTACAAAGTCACAGCGATCGATATCGGAGAGTTGCTCAATCAAGCCGAACGCCGTGGGTCCATGCGAAGCAAACGGAACTGCGTTGCCGCCGAGTTCTGTTTCTGAGAAGAACAGCACGGCTTTATCTACCAGTCCTGCATTCAGGAACGCGCCATTCAATCCTGGGCCACTTTCCAGCAAAACACTAAGAATGTCCATGTCTCCGAGCCTCTTGAGCACAGCTCGCAGATCCAGTTCCAGTCTGCGTCCTTGTGTGCCGCGCTGGGCGGGCGTCAGTGTAGGAATGGTCTCCACAGTGACGCCACGCTGACGCAGCGCGCGTTGGCGATCATTCGGCGCATTCTTCGCGCAGAAAACAATCAGGTCGTCATTCGCGCTTTCTGCAAGCCGTGACGACAATGGCAAACGGCAATGTGTGTCCAGCACCACACGCAACAGACGCCTGCGGCGTTGCAGATTGCTGCGGTCGGTCATCATGGGATCGTCCGCCAGCACCGTGCCAATGCCGGTAAGGATCGCATCGCTAGCGTGACGGAAGCGATGTACTTCTTCGCGAGCGGCTGTGCCGGTGAGCCAGAAAGGAGCATTCGCGGTGCGTTGCACAGGCAACGGAGCCAGCATACCGTCCACACTTAATGCAGACTTCAATGTGACCAGTGGCATGCCGGTAATAATGTGTCGTGCAAAAGCATCGTTCATGCGGCGCGCTTCGCGATGCAGCAGGCCATGTTCCGCAAGGACGCCACCGTTCTCAAGAATTGCCATGCCTTTGCCTGCGACCAGCGGATTCGGGTCCAGCGTCGCTGCTACCACTCGCGCAATGCCCGCATCCAGCAGTGCGTTGGCACATGGCCCCGTGCGTCCATGGTGCGAACATGGCTCCAGTGTCACGTATGCCGTTGCGCCACGGACACGTTCACCCGCCTGTTTCATGGCAACGATTTCTGCGTGGTCGCGCAGGTCATAACGATGAGCACCTTCGCCTACGATCTCATTGCCATGCGCAATGACGCAGCCCACTTGAGGGTTCGGTGAGGCAAGCCCCAACGTTGCACGCGCAAGTTCCAGAGCGCGCTGCATGTGGGCTTTGTCTGTGGCAGAGAAAGGCATCTGTGCATGTGATGCTATCGCACGGCGGAACGACGCTTATGCGTAGGCCGTCTGCACCTTCACGCCAATCTGCCGCGAGGACAGTTCGTACAGCAGGAATGGATGGAGATTCACCGTATGGGCCAGGTCTCCTGCCGTCGCAGAGGATGCATCCACCTTGAAGGTGAAGATCATCTCCAGCAGCCCGTCTTCACCTGAAAATTCTGCGAGCGTTGCTTCATGCTCTTTCACGAAATGGAGCAAAGCTTCCAGTGCCTGATCGAAATGCGGCTGAGTAGAGCCCTGGAAAAGCGGAGCGTGCCATACGCTTGTTTTTCGGACGGAACTCCCGACCTGCTGGCCAGCGGTCATGCAGAAGACCGGCTGCGTCGCGAGTGTTTCTGTCAGGAATTGCAGATCACGCGAGACATGATGCACCTGAAGGCTGATGGTGAAAGGAGCTATGCGTTACCCCAGCAGAGAATCAAGAAATGCGTCGCTGTTGAAGGGAAGGATATCTTCCATCTTTTCACCGACGCCGGCAAAGACGACTGGCAGCTTGAGCTCACGTGCGATGGCGATGACGATACCGCCCTTCGCTGTGCCGTCGAGTTTTGTCAGCACAATACCAGTAACTCCCGCACTCTCAGTAAATAGTCGTGCCTGCTGCATGCCGTTTTGTCCGGTCGTTGCATCGAGTACGAGAAAGACCTGATGCGGAGCGCCCGGCACAAGCTTCTGCGCAGTGCGGCGCATCTTGTCCAACTCGGCCATCAGGCCAGCCTTGTTGTGCAGACGTCCGGCGGTATCGACGATGACAATGTCTGCACCGCGAGCCTTACCCGCAGTCAGCGAGTCATACAGCGCGGCGGACGGATCACCGCCCTGCTTCGTCTTGATGATGTCCACGCCAGAACGCTGCGCCCACACTTCCAATTGCTCAATTGCCGCAGCACGAAAGGTGTCTGCAGCGCAGAGCAGAGCTTTGCGTCCATGCGTGCCGTACAGCGCAGCCAGCTTGCCGCTGGTGGTGGTCTTGCCGGTTCCGTTTACACCCACCATCATGATGACTTCGGGCGCTTGCTTTGGATGATTCGTCGGCTGTGCCACAGAGTCGAGGATGGCGCGAAGCTCTTCCTTCAGCATCTGCTTCAATTCATCCGTGGTGGCCTTTTCGCGCAACGCTCGCTGACGTAGATTGCGCATGATCTCACTGGTAGTTGTGGCACCAATGTCCGCAGTCAGCAGAACGGCTTCCAGTTCATCCAGCGTGTCTTCATCGACAGTGCGGCCCATCGCCAGAACGTTGTCCAGTCCGGCTCCCAGCTGCGAACGTGTGCGTTCCACCGCATCGCGCATTTTGCCCATGAAGCTGGCGTCTTCTTCTGCTTCGCTGGCATAGCCACCGAATGAAAACGCGGAAGTCATCGGCTTCAGGACGAATTCGTTGCGTTGGGTATCAGGCGTGGTGATGAAGGCAGGTGTCACTACCTGTGGTTCAGGAGCGCGTTCGATGGTTTCTTTCGCGATTTGGTTTGGAACTTCGACCGGCAGTATTTCTGTGTTCTTGTGCTCCTGCAACTCGAACGCATTTTGCGGAGCTGCAATTTCCACGCTGGTGGAAGGCACTTCCTGAGCAGACGCGGCAGATTCAGAGCTCTCGCCGGTTACAGCAGAGCGGACACGTTCAAAGAAACTTGGCTTTCTCGGCTTGTCGTCCGAGTTGAAAAGCGAAATCGGCATCCCTACCAGTCTACGACCCTTGGGCGGGTGAGCTAAACCGGTTCCACCAGCTTGTGCGAGATAGCGAACAACGCCAGTTCCAGTCGAGTGGAAACACCGGTCTTGTCGAACGTGTTCGAGAGGTGCCGTTTTACAGTCTCTTCGCTGATGGTGAACTGCTTCGCGATGTCCTTGTTGGAGCAGCCTTCCACGATGCACTGCACCACTTCCAGTTCACGTGGTGTCAGGCCGAAGGTCTTCTTCTCAGGTGCAGCGGAGGCCTGCATCATCAGGCCATGCAAAGCCTGCAACAGGTTCACGACGCGCTCGCCGCCAATCCAGTAATCGCCGCTGGCTACGGCACGGATGGCTTCACTCAGATCGCCCGCAACGGAGTCCTTCAGCACAATGCCGCGCGCGCCAATCTGGAGTGCTTCAATGACCTGTTGTGTGGAGATGGTGCTGGTCAGCAGGATGATCTTGACCCGGGGTGACTTCGACATGATCGCCCGCATGGCTTCCAGGCCCGGCAGCTTGGGCATCTGCAGATCCAGCAGCAGGATATCCGGCTCATGTTCCAGGGTTTGAGTAATAGCATCTTCGCCGTCTTCGGCTTCTGCCACCACTTCAAAGCCCGGGTCTGTCATCAGCATGTTCTTCACGCCGAATCGGACTACGGGATGATCGTCCGCAACCACCAGCCGAATGCTGGAATTGCCGGAACGGGAACTCGTCTGCGAACTGCTATTCACGCCGGATGCGTTCTTCTGCAAAGCCCTGTCTCCAACGGTTATCGCCGTGCTTTCTCTGATGGCGCTAAAAGTCGCGCAAAAGAAGCTCCTCCAGCATACGGCGTACATGATTGATTTCCCGAAGAAATTCCGGAAAGGCGGGGGGTGGCATCGAACTCGCCAATCCGGCGTCTTCTACCGTGGATGCTAATGTGCGCAGACGGGTGGCACCGATCATGCCGCAGGAGCCCTTCAGGGCGTGGGCTTCCCTGCGGAGGGTGGTGGGGTCGTTGGCGGCGGTGGCCGCCTCCATGCGGTATACCCGCTGCTCGGCGTCGGTGAGGGCGAAGTCGTAGAGGGAGCGGAGCTGGGGTGTGGGCATGGCCTTCCGCATACGCTGGAAGGTGTCCGGGTCGATGGCGTGGTCTTGTGGTGCGGGGGGTGCCGGGGTGTCGGAGATGCGGCGGACTTCGGCAGGGTCGAAGGGCTTGGTCAGGAGTGCGTCGTAGCCCGTGATGTTGCCCTTTGACGTGGCGGTCATGGCCAGCAGGATGGGCTTGTTGGGGTAGGCGGAACGTAGATGGGAGGCTAGTTCTTCGCCGCACAGGCCGGGCATCTGGAGGTCGCTCAGGATGACTTCGGGTGCGATGGACGGTGCCAGTGCGAGGGCTTCGTCGCCGCTGGCGGCTTCGGTTACCGTCCATCCTTCTGCGGCGAGTAATAGGGTCAGCACTTCCCTTGTGGTCTCGTCATCGTCAATCAGGAGAAGGCGTTCCATGCAAGCACTCTACAGGGTTCTACAATCGGCTGAATCGAGTGTGATGAAGTTCTCCGTTGCCATTGCCGGTTTGTTTGTCGCTGTTTTTGCGATGGGGGTGGTGGGTGTGGTGACGGCGCAGGACGGGTCTGTTCCCGGGGAGTCGGTGTCAAGCCCGGTGGATGGGACGGCTGCGCGGTGGCAGCGGGTACTGTTGCCGCCTGCCGCCACTCCCATGGCTGAGCAGTGTGTGGTGGTGGATGCCGACCTGTATGCCCATGCCGCGCCGGGGTTGCGGGATGTGCGGCTGGTGCAGGACGGGCAGGAACTGCCGTATGCCATGGACGTGAGCTTCGACACCCGCGTGGGCGATGCCGCTGCGCCACCTGCGGACGACCGTGCCCTCTACGAGCCGGTGCAGACCATCCGCCTGCTGCCGCAGCCCACGGCAGGTATCGCCGGGTTGCAGACAGGGAATGTGCCGGATACCTACTACAACGAGACCCTGCTGTCGGCGCATGTGCCGGTGGAGCGGGTGCGGATTGTGCCTGCGCCCAAATCAGAGGCGACAGTGGAGCTACGCGCGTCGGCCCGCATGAACCTGGGACAGGCAGAGGAGTTACGTACCGTGCTGTCGGCGGCAAAGCCGGTTGTGCCGTTCACCATTGGCGCCAACCTGCAGGAACCTGCGGACGTCCTGGTGCGAGTCGTCGACCATGATGGCGCGCCGCAGGCCATTGTGCTGGAGATGCGGCGACGGGAGATCTGCTACCTGCCGCGGTCCATGTCGCCGGTACATATGTTGCTGGGGAATGCGACGGCGGTTCCTCCGCACTATGACTATGCGCTGCGCTTCCGGCCTAGCGCACAGCCTTTGCTGGCTGCGATGGGGCCGATGTCGCCGAATCCGGCTTACCAGCCGCAGCAGGCGTCCGCGCCCGTATTGCGGGTGAGTGCCGGTGTGCGCACTGCGGTGATGCTGGTGATCGTACTGGGGTCGCTGGCGGTGATGGCGTTTGCCATCGTGGAGCTGCGGCGGAAGTAAGCCGCCTACTTCGGCGGCGCCGTGCAGCCGGTTGGGTCGCGTCCGCTGTCGAGCGTCTCCATCGCGTTCCTGGCCACGATCACGTACTGCTCATATCCCGGCGCGTGTTCCGCCTTTTGGAGGAACACTTCCAGAGCGGTCTTTGCCTCGGGCAACCTGCACTGGTGCATGAGGTACTGTGCGTGGTTGAAGTAGGGTGTGTAGCACTTGGGAGCGGCCACGATGGAGAGCTGTGCGAGGCGCTCCACCTCGTTCCATTCGCCACGTGCGCGTGCGCCTTCAATGGGCAGGATGTACTTCACCTTGGGCGATGTGTCTGTGTAGTGCTGGCCGGAATCACTGTCGGAGACGACCTGTGTGCCGTCGACGGCGCAGGTGTAATGGATGGTCGCGGTGTCGTTCACGGGTTTGTGGTCGTCGTCACCGCCGCGACCCTGCGCACGGAGAAGAGGAGCGGCAAGGAAGATCAGGAGCGCGGTGGAAACGAATCGCATAGCGCAGCAATCGTACCAGCATTCTGAAACGATTCAGAACTTCTGTACTTCGTACTGTTCTCGACGCCTGTAGTGCCAGCCATGGTCGTTCCGTGGGCGCGCGGGGCTTGCTTCATACTCCTGTTTGTCTTTTTGGCCGCGCGGTTTTCTTGGTTTGGGTTTTTATGGCACGGCTGAAGCTGTGCCCCTTCAAAGAAGACGCGCTTTTGCGCGTTGGAGCTTCGCTTTTGCGAAGCTGGTTTGGTGGGTGGCTGGAAGCGGCTTGTGGGGGCTTTGGCAGGATGAGGGTTCGTCGGGATTCTTCGCTGCGCTCAGAATGACGGTCTTTCGACCGTATGAGCTTTGCTCGGAGTCTTTCAACCATTGAGCTTCGCTGGGGATAGTCTTTGACCGTTGGAGCTTGCTGGTCACGCTTTCGCACGAATGGAGCAGCTTTGCTGCTCTGCTCAGGTTAGCTTCGCGAACCGGGGGCACCCGGTTCTTTGGCTGGTGGTTGGTTTTGGGTTTCCTGATGCGTTGTAGAGGGT is part of the Terriglobus sp. RCC_193 genome and encodes:
- a CDS encoding response regulator codes for the protein MERLLLIDDDETTREVLTLLLAAEGWTVTEAASGDEALALAPSIAPEVILSDLQMPGLCGEELASHLRSAYPNKPILLAMTATSKGNITGYDALLTKPFDPAEVRRISDTPAPPAPQDHAIDPDTFQRMRKAMPTPQLRSLYDFALTDAEQRVYRMEAATAANDPTTLRREAHALKGSCGMIGATRLRTLASTVEDAGLASSMPPPAFPEFLREINHVRRMLEELLLRDF
- a CDS encoding response regulator, which gives rise to MNSSSQTSSRSGNSSIRLVVADDHPVVRFGVKNMLMTDPGFEVVAEAEDGEDAITQTLEHEPDILLLDLQMPKLPGLEAMRAIMSKSPRVKIILLTSTISTQQVIEALQIGARGIVLKDSVAGDLSEAIRAVASGDYWIGGERVVNLLQALHGLMMQASAAPEKKTFGLTPRELEVVQCIVEGCSNKDIAKQFTISEETVKRHLSNTFDKTGVSTRLELALFAISHKLVEPV
- the ribD gene encoding bifunctional diaminohydroxyphosphoribosylaminopyrimidine deaminase/5-amino-6-(5-phosphoribosylamino)uracil reductase RibD translates to MPFSATDKAHMQRALELARATLGLASPNPQVGCVIAHGNEIVGEGAHRYDLRDHAEIVAMKQAGERVRGATAYVTLEPCSHHGRTGPCANALLDAGIARVVAATLDPNPLVAGKGMAILENGGVLAEHGLLHREARRMNDAFARHIITGMPLVTLKSALSVDGMLAPLPVQRTANAPFWLTGTAAREEVHRFRHASDAILTGIGTVLADDPMMTDRSNLQRRRRLLRVVLDTHCRLPLSSRLAESANDDLIVFCAKNAPNDRQRALRQRGVTVETIPTLTPAQRGTQGRRLELDLRAVLKRLGDMDILSVLLESGPGLNGAFLNAGLVDKAVLFFSETELGGNAVPFASHGPTAFGLIEQLSDIDRCDFVSDLSNGARQVDACVRGTLHDPWAETFALTPTSAVSR
- a CDS encoding thymidine kinase, which codes for MQAETSSPCPATPGVLEVIVGPMFSGKSEELIRRLKRARIAKQRVGCFKPDIDLRYHRTAIASHSEQTHEASVVTPNSDRLREELFANGLVDRVEVIGLDEVQFFDEGILPLTMELINLGKRVILAGLDTTFANEPFGPVPNLMALADKVTKLNAVCMVCGQPAIHTQRLGHSQELVVVGAVGLYEARCRAHFQPYVEEPAEQMDLPVVTEM
- a CDS encoding cupin domain-containing protein, with amino-acid sequence MKYLFGAVFALAVIASPLVAQTSTPPSEMITATTLRSTGDDLLKQALASKDGIAFKVLLTRPDGAEQLAVRVKSGLGEWHHDFADVLIGLEGEAEVVTGGTLVNGKDTAPGEKRGDGVSGGKHQPFHAGDAIRIEPGVPHQMILKPGSTLRYFVVKVRAK
- the ftsY gene encoding signal recognition particle-docking protein FtsY, translated to MGKMRDAVERTRSQLGAGLDNVLAMGRTVDEDTLDELEAVLLTADIGATTTSEIMRNLRQRALREKATTDELKQMLKEELRAILDSVAQPTNHPKQAPEVIMMVGVNGTGKTTTSGKLAALYGTHGRKALLCAADTFRAAAIEQLEVWAQRSGVDIIKTKQGGDPSAALYDSLTAGKARGADIVIVDTAGRLHNKAGLMAELDKMRRTAQKLVPGAPHQVFLVLDATTGQNGMQQARLFTESAGVTGIVLTKLDGTAKGGIVIAIARELKLPVVFAGVGEKMEDILPFNSDAFLDSLLG
- a CDS encoding riboflavin synthase yields the protein MFTGLIAETGTVVSLEKKVGVTRIHVAAPTLAKQLGTGDSIAVSGVCLTALNITPESFEADLLEETIRRTSLTHLASGSRVNLELPTPAGTPLGGHVVQGHVDGVGYLLSLTAVTSDADYTDWTLKIAAPAALSPYIVEKGSIAINGISLTVAKVEPAADGAKEVTVALIPHTYAVTNIHTLQPGDPVNLEVDVLAKYAEERAKKTAAESITERSLIAAGF
- a CDS encoding alginate export family protein; translated protein: MTLRLPALVSSALFFFAAPVSEAQIPSPDISKPTPLTVSVWDRQRVNVTQWFSATPNAEQYAHVDSLLRIALQQRIKRIDWTAELSQSSELWLPDDAVSPVPAQGHLGLGGTYYAHNGNNRFPAAASFKQGWLRYHFAHDSNTIRVGRFEFTDGTEIKPTDKSLQWLQANRISQRLIGSFGFSNGQRSLDGVEVKVNKGSWDVTAMGARAVQGVFNMNANPELDVDAQYLAWSRTAAKQHVLVRAFAIGYHDGRTGVTKVDNRSQAARTADHNNIRIGSYGTSMIAAVPVSKNVKLDGLFWGVLQNGRWGVQDHRAGAVALEGGVQFTQVKSSPWIRGGFLRATGDENPNDNTHNTYFQVLPTPRNYARFPFFNMMNSKEAFVQLMDKPTPKLDIRTDLHFLGLTSRNDLWYLGGGPLDKTTFGYTGRPANGNNSLATLYDISADYQVTARLALTAYYAHVWGKDVVRAIYPVNTHAQFGFIEMNYRFSLPLQHSH
- a CDS encoding phosphatase PAP2 family protein, which encodes MLNCSGRIATGLFRFVTIASLSIACATAVAQSPNDTALRGLSPVTTLHKTAAGQAALSANLTVTGGIQTGAIPQPTLLPTEEQRQLALRDAAITSANATQFADALGTALGSAYVARAHYIDRSHFTVASESITRVLTLALTTSGTHSAVAKFFFANGTTDGKTAATGLAADAMHAANGVTDPFGRAYHLPAGSPNADSYGNSRPFQTEPEFRRIVGRDYFNLVTDNTVYTRGPVMDLTNSPSYPSGHTTYGYTAVLVLGLLVPERYPQMIARGAEYGNSRIIVGAHYAMDVLGGRTLALYDTAHLLAEDPAYKNSTGFRRAIEQAKADMAKVLESACGKSVAECAAEDTSRYSDAAAVSAFYAVTQTYGLPVVYPETAAKMEDVGKIAPEAGYLLTVAYPSLTLAEADQILTETEGPGGGFLDDGSAFGLYSRINLYEAAVRAAVLTKSRAGTK